A genomic segment from Rathayibacter sp. VKM Ac-2760 encodes:
- a CDS encoding DUF2690 domain-containing protein: MQESSSPERDAKIRLLASDLRKLKLEVGSPILRDLEERTGISKSALSAAFKGRTLPSERTLDSLIRAFGRDPSPWLDRRAELTSQTQPDTDPPTPSASQSPAGTQNPSESLPPVGPDPTPASSSGKRTLSLRAAAFLAAIAFGAGAAVATGLTSIVDRDATVTDAGPTPTNSLMLPAATGVDPAATSCIDDAEPAASETRIETVVLQVMWSDKCQAGWGRITRNDNQSNGNSVHIEVYPLGPDRDNQLQESTMTSVQGAYTHMVLRTDPDTRICAHGSITRDGETIDVGDELCT; the protein is encoded by the coding sequence ATGCAGGAGAGCAGCTCGCCGGAACGAGACGCGAAGATCCGCTTGCTGGCCTCCGACCTACGAAAGCTGAAGCTGGAGGTGGGCAGTCCAATCCTCCGCGACCTCGAGGAACGCACGGGGATCTCCAAATCCGCCCTCTCTGCAGCGTTCAAAGGAAGAACGCTGCCATCAGAACGCACCCTCGACTCGCTCATCCGCGCATTCGGCAGAGACCCCAGCCCATGGTTGGACAGACGAGCCGAATTAACCTCACAGACCCAACCCGACACCGACCCGCCGACTCCATCCGCATCGCAGAGCCCCGCCGGCACACAGAACCCGTCTGAGTCGCTGCCTCCGGTAGGCCCAGATCCGACGCCCGCCTCCAGTTCCGGCAAACGGACGCTGTCGCTTCGTGCAGCCGCATTCCTGGCAGCAATCGCCTTCGGGGCAGGCGCCGCCGTCGCCACTGGCCTCACGTCCATCGTCGACCGCGACGCCACCGTCACCGACGCGGGGCCGACGCCAACAAACTCTTTAATGCTGCCCGCCGCAACCGGCGTCGACCCGGCAGCGACCAGCTGTATTGATGATGCAGAACCAGCAGCGTCGGAGACCAGGATCGAGACCGTCGTTCTTCAGGTCATGTGGTCCGACAAGTGCCAAGCCGGCTGGGGACGCATCACTCGAAACGACAATCAGAGCAACGGCAACAGCGTGCACATCGAGGTGTATCCGCTCGGTCCGGACCGCGACAACCAGCTGCAAGAGTCCACCATGACCAGCGTTCAAGGCGCCTACACCCACATGGTCCTCCGAACCGACCCAGATACACGCATCTGCGCGCACGGGAGCATCACCCGAGACGGTGAAACCATCGACGTCGGCGACGAGCTCTGCACCTAA
- a CDS encoding recombinase family protein, which produces MATDRRRYEVHPNATPERPHGARSGRVTSPPFATHLCQGLGATQRTQTVGYVRVSTTDQNLDRQIEAIGAVDRIFEEKVSGATRTDRPALADCIRYVRDGDLVRVASMDRLARSLRDLRDVVDEIVAKGASVEFIKEQQTYGPGGDDALGQLMLHLLGAFAEFERSLIRERQAEGIRIAKAAGKYTGRQRRLDADQITAARADIAAGVPKAAVARKLGVDRTTLYRALALPQPDELAATEI; this is translated from the coding sequence TTGGCGACAGACCGGCGTCGTTATGAGGTACACCCCAACGCAACACCAGAAAGACCTCACGGCGCGCGTAGCGGTAGGGTCACTTCTCCCCCTTTCGCTACACATCTGTGTCAGGGTCTAGGAGCGACGCAACGAACGCAGACGGTCGGCTACGTCCGAGTCAGCACTACCGACCAGAACCTCGATCGACAGATCGAGGCGATCGGCGCCGTCGACCGGATCTTCGAAGAGAAGGTCTCCGGCGCCACCCGCACCGACCGACCCGCTCTCGCCGACTGCATCCGCTACGTCCGAGACGGCGACCTCGTCCGAGTCGCCTCGATGGACCGCCTCGCGCGCTCGCTGCGAGACCTTCGCGACGTCGTCGACGAGATCGTCGCGAAGGGCGCCTCAGTCGAGTTCATCAAGGAACAGCAGACCTATGGACCTGGCGGCGACGATGCGCTCGGACAGCTGATGCTGCACCTGCTCGGCGCGTTCGCCGAGTTCGAGCGCTCCCTCATCCGCGAGCGGCAAGCCGAGGGCATCCGCATCGCGAAAGCCGCAGGGAAGTACACAGGCCGACAACGCCGGCTCGACGCCGACCAGATCACTGCAGCTCGAGCAGACATCGCCGCCGGCGTCCCGAAGGCAGCAGTAGCACGCAAGCTCGGTGTCGACCGCACGACCCTCTACCGAGCGCTGGCACTCCCCCAACCTGACGAGCTCGCCGCAACCGAGATCTAG
- a CDS encoding nucleotidyltransferase domain-containing protein has translation MIGAVTRGAEASPLVHAVALVGSYARGAERMASDVDLVLLAAHPDALAGSVWFTVLEPCAKLIRSERWGQVRERRYRLWSGLLVELGIAPLSWAAGPLDPGTRCVLNDGYRVLYDDGTLSIASAAVHAEPTD, from the coding sequence GTGATCGGTGCCGTCACTCGCGGCGCGGAAGCCTCCCCGCTTGTGCACGCAGTCGCACTGGTTGGCTCGTACGCACGCGGAGCGGAACGGATGGCCAGCGACGTCGACCTGGTCCTCTTGGCGGCCCATCCCGACGCTCTCGCAGGCTCCGTATGGTTCACGGTGTTGGAGCCTTGCGCCAAGCTGATCAGGTCGGAGCGATGGGGTCAAGTGCGCGAGCGTCGCTACCGGCTCTGGTCCGGCCTGCTCGTCGAGCTGGGCATTGCCCCTCTCTCCTGGGCTGCAGGTCCCCTCGATCCGGGTACTCGTTGTGTGCTCAACGACGGCTATCGGGTGCTGTACGACGACGGGACGTTGAGCATCGCGTCGGCGGCGGTTCATGCGGAACCAACGGACTGA